TGTCTCTCCCCTTATGAAGGCCGCCGCCGCCTTCCCTCTGTTTATGCTGAATGTCCTTATTTGACCGGGATCGTTTATGAAGCCATTTTCGACAAGGTGTTTTTCAATAATGTTCACTGCTTCCCTTTCTGTCTTGACTATGTCCAGAAAGTCCTTGTATCCTTCGCAGAATAAGAATATCTTTTTTATCTCTTCTTTGGTTTTTTTTATCCATCCGGATTGTTTTTCCATAGTTACATAGAGTAACAGAATAGGTCAAATGAGTCAATAAAGAGAAAAATCGTTTAATGTGGATTACAACAGTGTATAAGCGGAAAAAAAATCCTGTAATTTAGCAGCATTATTACCGGTTTGTTAATTTTCAGGATTGTTTTTATCGACACGCGATTTAGATACAACAATCGTCAGCACATTTCTGTCTTCTTCGCGCCTGTATTGAATATCGTCCATCAGTTTTCTCATAAGAAATATGCCGAGCCCTCCGATCTTTCGCTCCGAGATATCCAGAGCAGTGTCAGGCTCTTTAAGTGAAAGCACATTAAAAGGGATACCTGAATCTTCAATTTCTATCATGAATTTATCATTGTCATCAGACTTACAGACTACCGATACATCCCCGTCCATATCTTGATATGCATAGTTGAAAATATTGACAAGAGCTTCCTCTGTTGAAATTTCTATCTCAATGATCCTTTTCTGCTCTATTCCCTGTTCGTTTGCGGATACAGACACAAATTCTATAAGACGATCAAGGTTTTCAAGCTTCGCCGGCAGTTTAATACGCGAGAGAATGCGCATCTTAAAGGTTGTTCAAAGCAGTTGCTTCTGAGTCAAATATACTGAATATTGAGTAAAAACC
The sequence above is a segment of the Pseudomonadota bacterium genome. Coding sequences within it:
- a CDS encoding ATP-binding protein, yielding MRILSRIKLPAKLENLDRLIEFVSVSANEQGIEQKRIIEIEISTEEALVNIFNYAYQDMDGDVSVVCKSDDNDKFMIEIEDSGIPFNVLSLKEPDTALDISERKIGGLGIFLMRKLMDDIQYRREEDRNVLTIVVSKSRVDKNNPEN